A genomic region of Gadus macrocephalus chromosome 5, ASM3116895v1 contains the following coding sequences:
- the LOC132457501 gene encoding putative nuclease HARBI1, translating to MAGIVHRYHRRRHPARVYAERAKPLEQYTSDELYARFRFGRDDIKYISDLIRPTLQHKTRRSHALSVEEQCLIALRLYACGTFYQVIGDYMGVDKSTVSNVVKVVSMALGSLINQFVSFPKDDQIAQTKHKFFHMGNMPNTIGVIDCTHVHIQAHREREWEYVNRKGRHSINVQLVGNADLIITNCVVKWPGSVHDARILRQSALYRELQTNRPNGIILGDSAYRLLPWLMTPFPVANTPEQARFNIAHCKTRCAIERLNGVLKRRFACLNYLRVEPKVACNIILACIVLHNIATRRHVPCDASDAHDGPEPDVDPEQPRMVLPSEGHTGHAIREGMVRNYF from the coding sequence ATGGCGGGTATTGTTCATCGGTACCATAGGAGAAGGCACCCTGCTAGGGTGTACGCTGAGCGTGCCAAACCACTTGAGCAATACACTTCAGATGAACTGTATGCACGTTTTCGCTTTGGGAGAGATGACATCAAGTACATTTCAGACCTGATTAGACCAACACTCCAACACAAAACCCGAAGGAGTCATGCTTTGTCCGTGGAGGAACAGTGCTTAATTGCACTGCGCTTATACGCATGTGGGACTTTCTACCAAGTAATAGGAGACTATATGGGAGTGGACAAATCCACTGTGAGTAATGTGGTGAAGGTTGTGTCCATGGCACTGGGCAGTCTGATCAATCAATTTGTTTCCTTTCCCAAGGATGACCAGATTGCTCAGACTAAGCACAAGTTTTTTCACATGGGGAACATGCCTAACACGATTGGAGTTATCGATTGTACACATGTGCATATCCAAGCACATcgtgagagggagtgggagtatGTAAATCGGAAGGGGAGGCACAGCATCAACGTACAACTTGTGGGCAACGCCGACCTCATCATCACCAACTGTGTTGTGAAATGGCCAGGGTCTGTCCATGATGCACGCATTCTAAGACAGAGTGCACTATACAGAGAGCTCCAAACAAACCGGCCAAATGGCATTATATTGGGAGACAGCGCTTACCGACTTCTACCATGGCTAATGACCCCTTTTCCGGTTGCAAATACACCTGAGCAAGCACGCTTCAACATTGCACATTGCAAAACAAGATGTGCCATTGAGCGCTTAAATGGAGTGCTGAAGAGAAGGTTTGCCTGTCTTAACTACCTGCGAGTAGAACCTAAGGTGGCATGCAACATAATTCTGGCCTGTATTGTTCTGCATAACATCGCCACCAGGCGTCATGTCCCTTGCGATGCCAGTGACGCTCATGATGGACCTGAGCCTGATGTAGACCCAGAACAGCCACGAATGGTCCTACCTAGTGAGGGACACACTGGACATGCTATAAGAGAGGGAATGGTACGAAACTACTTTTAA
- the ldah gene encoding lipid droplet-associated hydrolase, producing the protein MESAGTEGNSLSRTEFIYCCGAVTEVLRFGPAHLNHEHKVLFLVIPGNPGIVGFYKTFMQALHASFGFRHPVWAVSHAGHCDPPVSMDMVEDASFIEEGDIFGINGQIEHKLAFLRKHVPKETRLVLLGHSIGCYIILDMMKRNPELQVLKAVMLFPTIERMAQTPQGRILTPALCHMRYLAYLPLFLLSLLPERLKTALVKLAFCRIQSLDSTVVAPTVDLLSGDCAANAMYMGGQEMKGVLERDNLTIKTNLKKLVFYYGAADHWCPVQYYHDIKKDFPSGDIRLCRNGFRHAFVLDTGKDVAGMVIEWLSNDLRT; encoded by the exons ATGGAGTCCGCTGGGACAGAGGGGAACAGCCTATCACGGACTGAGTTCATCTATTGCTGCGGTGCCGTCACAGAGGTCCTCCGATTTGGCCCGGCTCACCTGAACCATGAACACAAGGTTCTGTTTCTGGTCATCCCTG GTAACCCTGGCATCGTGGGTTTCTACAAGACCTTTATGCAGGCTCTTCATGCTTCTTTTGGCTTTCGACATCCAGTGTGGGCTGTGAGCCATGCCGGCCACTGCGACCCGCCAGTCTCCATGGACATGGTTGAGG ATGCCTCTTTCATCGAAGAGGGCGACATATTCGGGATCAATGGGCAGATTGAGCACAAACTGGCCTTCCTAAGAAAGCATGTTCCCAAGGAAACCCGCCTGGTTCTGCTGGGTCACTCCATCGGCTGCTACATCATTCTGGATATGATGAAGAGAAATCCTGAGCTCCAG GTCCTTAAGGCTGTCATGCTATTCCCCACCATCGAGCGCATGGCCCAGACCCCCCAGGGCCGCATCCTGACCCCCGCCCTGTGCCACATGCGCTACCTGGCCTACCTGCCACTCTTCCTGCTCTCGCTGCTGCCTGAAAGGCTCAAGACCGCCCTGGTGAAGCTGGCCTTTTGCCGCATCCAATCCCTGGACAGCACGGTGGTGGCTCCCACCGTCGACCTGCTCAGCGGGGACTGCGCAG CCAATGCTATGTACATGGGTGGTCAGGAGATGAAAGGTGTTTTGGAAAGAGATAACCTGACAATTAAAACGAATTTGAAAAAG CTTGTGTTTTACTACGGGGCGGCGGACCACTGGTGTCCTGTCCAGTATTATCACGACATCAAGAAAGACTTTCCCAGTGGAGACATAAGACTTTGCAGAAATGGCTTCCGCCACGCCTTCGTACTGGACACGGGAAAGGACGTTGCAGGGATGGTTATCGAATGGCTGTCCAATGATTTGAGGACATGA